In the genome of Amaranthus tricolor cultivar Red isolate AtriRed21 chromosome 15, ASM2621246v1, whole genome shotgun sequence, one region contains:
- the LOC130801877 gene encoding CBL-interacting serine/threonine-protein kinase 6-like, translated as MMGGLMLAVKDMKGSSDQAQPPKQYCKMVMHGKYELGRVLGQGTFARVYYARNVETGKSVAMKVIGKEKVVRAKMMDQMKREISVMKRLKHPNIVELYEVMATKSKIFLAMELVRGGELHTKVSKEGKLEEDLARSYFKQLISAVDYCHSRGVFHRDLKLENLLLDQDGNVKVTDFGLSALFEEKGENEQVMLRTCCGTPHYVAPEIVSKKGQGYDGAKADIWSCGIILYVLLAGYLPFHDENVVQLYRKVNNGDFTCPTWFSSEAKDLIIRMLDPNPSTRITVSEIMESSWWNFDVTVNSYEQETDASSFVKKELEALNAFHIISMSEGLDLSPLFLESKKKREEREEIGFTTTISTNEMISRLEEAAAKMGKFKISKVGDSVVRLQSLEKGRKGKLVIEVELFTVSSSFLMVEVNKDNGDTLEFNQFCNNFLRPVLMDVVVWTTPSEFTNSPAPYAVLC; from the coding sequence ATGATGGGGGGATTGATGTTAGCTGTTAAGGATATGAAGGGTTCGAGCGATCAAGCTCAGCCCCCGAAACAATACTGTAAGATGGTGATGCATGGGAAGTATGAGCTTGGAAGGGTTTTGGGTCAAGGTACTTTCGCACGCGTTTATTATGCACGCAACGTTGAGACAGGGAAGAGCGTCGCAATGAAAGTAATTGGGAAGGAAAAGGTTGTTCGTGCGAAGATGATGGATCAAATGAAGAGAGAAATTAGCGTGATGAAGAGATTAAAACACCCGAATATTGTTGAGCTTTATGAGGTTATGGCTACCAAATCTAAGATCTTCTTGGCTATGGAGCTCGTCCGCGGCGGCGAGCTCCATACGAAGGTGTCAAAGGAAGGGAAATTGGAGGAAGATTTGGCAAGATCATACTTCAAACAGCTAATTTCTGCTGTTGATTATTGCCATAGTCGTGGTGTTTTCCACCGTGACTTGAAGCTGGAAAATCTTTTACTTGATCAAGATGGAAATGTGAAGGTAACTGATTTTGGGTTAAGTGCTTTGTTTGAGGAAAAGGGGGAGAATGAGCAAGTAATGTTGAGGACCTGTTGTGGGACACCGCACTATGTAGCGCCTGAAATAGTGTCCAAGAAAGGTCAAGGCTATGATGGTGCAAAGGCTGATATTTGGTCTTGTGGTATCATTTTATATGTTCTTCTTGCTGGGTACCTCCCATTTCATGATGAAAATGTTGTCCAATTATACCGTAAGGTTAACAATGGCGATTTCACTTGCCCAACATGGTTTTCCTCTGAAGCTAAAGATTTGATCATCAGAATGTTGGACCCGAATCCTTCAACTCGGATCACAGTATCCGAAATCATGGAATCAAGCTGGTGGAATTTTGATGTTACTGTAAACTCATATGAACAAGAAACTGATGCTTCATCCTTTGTTAAGAAGGAACTAGAAGCCTTGAATGCATTCCATATCATATCAATGTCAGAAGGGTTAGACCTGTCTCCACTCTTCTTAGAATCAAAGAAGAAGAGAGAGGAGAGGGAAGAGATAGGATTCACAACAACAATCTCAACAAATGAAATGATTTCTAGGCTGGAAGAAGCAGCAGCCAAGATGGGTAAGTTCAAGATCAGCAAGGTAGGGGATTCAGTGGTGAGATTGCAGAGTCTTGAAAAGGGAAGGAAAGGTAAACTGGTAATTGAAGTGGAGCTTTTTACAGTTTCATCATCCTTTTTAATGGTGGAAGTTAATAAGGATAATGGTGATACGCTTGAGTTTAACCAGTTTTGCAACAACTTCCTTCGCCCTGTTCTTATGGATGTTGTGGTTTGGACTACTCCATCTGAATTCACCAACTCACCTGCCCCTTATGCTGTCTTGTGCTAA